One part of the Solanum dulcamara chromosome 3, daSolDulc1.2, whole genome shotgun sequence genome encodes these proteins:
- the LOC129881814 gene encoding late embryogenesis abundant protein 31-like — translation MSSQQQQPKRQPEADPIKYGDVFAVSGELGEKAVKPEDAAMMQSAETAVLGKTQKNGPAAAMQSAANVNVSAGLVTPGDVTDVAAREGVTVTGTAVPGANIITESVAGQVVAQYIQPTGGQPQDTTVRREITIGEALEAAGQTIPGKPVDQCDAAAIQAAEMRATGSNVITPGGVAATAQSAAAYNESMIRDEDKVKLGDVLSSATKVLPADKVATRQDAEGVVGAELRNKQDMSTTPGGVAASVTVAARMNERSQQQQS, via the exons ATGAGtagtcaacaacaacaaccgaAAAGGCAACCAGAAGCCGATCCGATCAAATACGGTGATGTTTTTGCTGTCTCTGGTGAGCTAGGAGAAAAAGCTGTTAAGCCGGAAGATGCAGCCATGATGCAGAGCGCCGAGACCGCGGTGCTTGGGAAGACGCAAAAGAACGGTCCAGCGGCTGCCATGCAATCAGCCGCTAATGTTAACGTGAGCGCCGGTTTGGTTACACCGGGTGATGTTACTGATGTTGCGGCTAGAGAGGGTGTTACGGTTACTGGGACGGCCGTTCCTGGAGCTAATATTATTACTGAATCAGTTGCTGGACAG GTAGTAGCACAATACATCCAGCCAACAGGAGGACAACCACAAGACACAACTGTTAGGAGAGAAATCACAATAGGAGAAGCTCTTGAAGCGGCTGGACAAACAATACCGGGGAAGCCAGTGGATCAATGTGATGCAGCAGCAATCCAAGCAGCTGAAATGCGAGCAACAGGCAGTAATGTTATCACTCCTGGAGGCGTTGCAGCCACTGCTCAGTCGGCTGCTGCCTATAATGAATCTATGATAAGAGACGAGGACAAAGTTAAGCTTGGAGATGTCTTGTCG AGTGCTACTAAGGTATTACCGGCGGATAAGGTAGCGACGAGGCAGGATGCAGAAGGGGTGGTAGGGGCGGAGTTACGGAACAAACAAGACATGTCCACCACTCCTGGTGGAGTAGCTGCTTCTGTTACTGTAGCTGCCAGGATGAATGAAAGgagtcaacaacaacaatcttaA
- the LOC129883014 gene encoding lactoylglutathione lyase — protein sequence MAAQGTCLNHVSRESSDIKRLAQFYIEIFGFEKVEAPRFEFDVIWLKLAPSFYLHLIERDPTTKLPEGPWSATSAVADPKNLPRGHHVCFSVSNFDSFVQNLKEKGIQVHERTQPDGKTKQVFFFDPDGNGLEVSSGAPAT from the exons atGGCAGCACAAGGAACATGCCTTAATCACGTCTCCCGAGAATCCTCTGATATCAAACGCCTCGCCCAATTTTACATTGAG ATATTTGGGTTTGAGAAAGTTGAAGCTCCAagatttgaatttgatgtgataTGGTTGAAGCTGGCACCATCTTTCTATCTTCACCTTATCGAGAGAGACCCGACTACAAAGCTTCCAGAAGGTCCATGGAGTGCCACGTCAGCTGTCGCCGACCCGAAGAATCTGCCCAGAGGCCACCATGTCTGCTTCTCCGTCTCCAATTTCGATTCTTTCGTTCAGAACCTCAAG GAGAAAGGAATTCAAGTTCACGAGAGGACTCAACCAGATGGAAAGACCAAACAAGTCTTCTTCTTTGATCCAGATG GAAATGGTTTGGAGGTAAGCAGTGGGGCTCCTGCCACCTGA